A stretch of Lathyrus oleraceus cultivar Zhongwan6 chromosome 6, CAAS_Psat_ZW6_1.0, whole genome shotgun sequence DNA encodes these proteins:
- the LOC127095092 gene encoding uncharacterized protein LOC127095092 encodes MRVKAIEEKLKAMGNTNVLGLYVEEMCLVPRVIIPAKFKVSDFEKYKGNSDPRTHIRAYCRKMVAYSDDDQLLMHFFQYSLSGASLDWYLQLEGSHIHTWREMVEAFLKHYQYNTDMAPNLTQFQNLTLRFEESFKEYAQQWRELAARVQPPLLERELVDMIMGNLQGPYLDRMVGRTSSGFSDLVIAGERIENMIKMGKIQNSTSTSSASKKPFVPYNKKREGETNATSIIRTRNASYPQVTATVPVQPSQQQPFTILVQTQQHQRYQQPQQQRELGPSPAVLPPSYDANAHCEFHSSASGHSIDNCKVLKYKVQDLIYSKEIVFSPKGANVSNNPMPPHNNAVVNMMEAGNGRRLMSCVDELKTPLIEIKNALMRDNAFPICSNDCEHCLINLQQCRTLKSVRQQLMDQGILVVDYPSTKEDVSTLEIPYDDVPPLQIPYDFSQLTLLTNPVTPIIITIPTPFPYVDTKEVPWMYETSVYIHGQKIQEEPLKSSDPMINITGTGGITRSGKIFALTSTLIGTINPSTSDKGKQIDGA; translated from the exons ATGAGGGTAAAGGCTATCGAGGAAAAGCTCAAGGCAATGGGGAACACTAATGTTTTGGGCCTTTATGTGGAAGAAATGTGTCTGGTGCCTAGGGTCATCATTCCGGCCAAGTTCAAAGTTtcagactttgaaaaatataagggaaatagcGACCCTAGGACTCACATTAGGGCATACTGCCGAAAGATGGTTGCTTATTCCGACGATGATCaacttttaatgcattttttcCAATATTccctcagtggggcatccttggattgGTATTTGCAACTCGAGGGCAGCCATATTCACACATGGAGGGAAATGGTCGAGGCATTCCTCAAGCactatcagtacaacactgatatGGCACCTAATCTCACGCAGTTCCAAAATCTGACTCTAAGGTTTGAGGAgtccttcaaagagtatgcccaacAGTGGAGGGAATTAGCTGCTAGGGTACAACCCCCATTGCTAGAAAGAGAATTGGTAGACATGATTATGGGAAACCTGCAAGGTCCATACCTTGACAGAATGGTAGGGAGAACCTCTTCAGGCTTTTCCGACCTGGTCATAGCCGGTGAAAGAATAGAAAATATGATTAAAATGGGAAAGATCCAGAACTCCACCAGTACTTCTAGTGCATCGAAGAAACCTTTTGTTCCCTATAATAAAAAAcgagaaggagagaccaatgccACCTCTATCATTCGAACAAGAAATGCCTCTTATCCACAAGTAACCGCCACAGTTCCCGTCCAACCAAGTCAACAACAACCATTTACAATTCTTGTTCAAACTCAACAACATCAACGCTACCAGCAACCACAACAACAACG GGAGTTAGGACCCTCACCAGCGGTTCTTCCTCCTAGTTATGATGCAAATGCCCATTGTGAATTTCATTCTAGTGCTTCTGGGCATTCAATCGATAATTGTAAAGTGTTAAAGTACAAGGTTCAAGATCTTATTTATTCTAAGGAAATCGTGTTTTCCCCGAAGGGGGCAAATGTAAGTAACAACCCAATGCCCCCTCACAACAATGCGGTCGTGAATATGATGGAAGCTGGCAATGGAAGAAGATTGATGTCTTGTGTGGACGAGTTAAAAACACCACTCATCGAGATCAAGAATGCTTTAATGAGGGATAATGCCTTTCCCATTTGTAGTAATGATTGTGAACACTGTCTGATTAACCTGCAACAATGTAGAACGTTGAAGTCTGTCAGACAACAATTAATGGACCAAGGTATTTTGGTGGTAGACTACCCATCCACAAAAGAAGATGTGTCTACCCTCGAGATACCATACGACGATGTCCCTCCTCTACAAATTCCATATGACTTCTCTCAGTTAACTCTGTTAACAAATCCTGTTACTCCAATCATAATAACAATTCCCACACCATTCCCGTATGTAGACACCAAGGAAGTCCCATGGATGTATGAAACCTCAGTCTACATTCATGGTCAGAAGATTCAAGAAGAACCGTTGAAGTCTAGTGATCCAATGATCAATATCACAGGCACTGGCGGAATTACGAGAAGCGGAAAGATATTTGCGCTGACATCCACTCTAATTGGAACTATCAATCCTTCAACTTCAGACAAAGGCAAACAAATTGATGGAGCTTAG